From Bombus vancouverensis nearcticus chromosome 15, iyBomVanc1_principal, whole genome shotgun sequence, the proteins below share one genomic window:
- the FANCI gene encoding Fanconi anemia complementation group I isoform X3 — MSQRFEKLRERGNKSEICAFVQESSVEQLTRLIHSSICKSNGINTLDNLLQAFSNSEACQTKRRKVIESTLKNLEETNVSLGQANAIVSRIISDLPNYSKQHLVKLVDFCLTNIRNNDNELCSWKDLLPALLEALENEKYIVHADAEVSGTEYKSLIIKAICNYHWNVNLLPSLAKMFGDMVLDKTDRNEVLRMLCSSLPNLPLDQVPSFTYQTLKLCPNQDNRKLLNALSKYFELCYSKTSLSDDSNSLENIDIINLKEVQDIESTVLYHVYQAAQLNHENMKDFIRFLKHVSHAPEYVLQPFMLSVLMSVSTIYEDQIFEILRLAVVNSSLEKEKRQNSAWMRQLLPTPCNIIGIIRQVIDSSNKDRHLVLRGLTNLAFTLMNADQKSKNNATAMWRIGSEIIREIIKKRHETVPIVLQELINKIVAGGMPTTHYTDCLKYMCRELSIVVLDHQVWIITILERLLFLHPTVANQVLYAILPLARVSPNIRENLLLTLRKALYRKGALKRQTAVTGYLEMLKYTNVHSQLSFRLSQFNDSMSTSSRSTLTQVTLEYNSQRGKSVTDCDKTLYYEISDILKKTFTYEYETRLHLYEGLYGTVTKNPEITEILVDMLLSHLNLYLHTDDSALPPVKLELCTDVHGVEIVLQEPIAQLIFTLQKTYINTVVKNSRTLEKLHDILKSLCRKMAITELEHLNLEHGTDLLHGDFPKSEIKLKNLGMVIGIYEALMAFQIGEWSKGNEESSHDTNNLFKGYTRLIDFIKKQSTKTKKSDGNKSKKDRDPNNTTKKSAKSNNIKIPNTIMDLDVIRQSLPLLFSRSSTQNDVALRRDHSFCCYILQTCEQLLQHTKSFIQDTSQLQNHNYINTYIDVGRLLYKYFVQNLDDALINDEQVTILALQCFKEISCCICTLLSSELPKFLNSIFEVQSKKESKSTNINSQLQEIIFSLKSYLKKFLTEETHNDDREKVSLLLLQTIEQFTYKINFEDYNSEEMLECIKEIIQVEDIRSPIVSTIIQFFLNLEEHSQVCGDTLNEICVELCEKAGNIDNVAIELVANGSYKSIREDTILQVYNVLSGHIKQKLDSASWLLLRLKAEDTIARAPGTIDETWNNNLRDKERNLCRQLSYLAQALQTLANTLIKPGPSTDFTFKNLQYLYHLLGNLTKYFYAKSNDQNAAFQAVKFIQVVQIAGKSLKSAFYNLVTYVEENQNKLKSKSDSYAQRNKILKETKVIPRVVYEIEQFNKEILLLGKKTGIPLENYLKRSITRDFRIKNPQLIEGLEGMDVSLNMSKLYSSIHKLQKTLRVKHRI, encoded by the exons atgaGTCAACGGTTTGAAAAATTGAGAGAACGTGGAAATAAATCGGAAATATGCGCATTTGTTCAAGAATCGAGCGTGGAACAG CTTACGCGATTAATACATAGCAGTATTTGTAAATCGAATGGAATAAATACATTAGATAACCTTCTGCAAGCATTTTCCAATTCTGAAGCCTGTCAAACTAAGCGACGAAAAGTGATTGAATCTACGTTAAAAAATTTGGAGGAAACTAACGTATCTCTAGGGCAGGCAAATGCGATCGTTAGCCGAATAATTTCTGACTTGCCAAACTATTCAAAGCAACATCTTGTCAAACTTGTTGACTTCTGTCTTACAAATATTCGCAATAATGATAATGAGCTATGCAG tTGGAAGGATTTATTACCTGCATTACTGGAGGCactggaaaatgaaaaatatattgttcaTGCAGATGCTGAAGTTTCTGGCACTGAATATAAATCGCTAATTATTAAAGCCATATGTAATTATCATTGGAACGTCAATCTCTTACCATCTTTGGCAAAAATGTTTGG GGATATGGTACTAGATAAAACAGATCGTAATGAGGTTTTGAGGATGTTATGTTCTTCTCTTCCAAATCTCCCTCTAGATCAAGTACCCTCGTTCACATATCAGACGTTAAAATTATGTCCAAATCAAGATAATAGAAAGCTTTTAAATGCCTTGTCCAAATACTTTGAGCTATGTTATTCAAAAACAAGTTTGTCTGATGACAGTAATAGTCTTGAAAATATTG atataataaatttaaaagaggTACAAGACATTGAGAGCACTGTTTTGTATCATGTGTACCAAGCTGCTCAgttaaatcatgaaaacatgaAAGATTTTATCCGTTTCCTTAAACATGTGTCTCATGCCCCAGAGTACGTGCTACAACCCTTTATGCTCTCTGTACTGATGTCAGTTTCTACAATATATGAAGATCAG ATATTTGAGATATTAAGACTGGCTGTGGTTAATAGTAgcttagaaaaagaaaaacgacaaAACAGTGCATGGATGAGACAACTTTTACCTACACCTTGTAATATAATTGGGATTATTCGACAAGTCATTGATAGCAG CAATAAAGATCGTCATTTAGTACTAAGGGGACTTACAAATTTAGCTTTTACGTTAATGAATGCTGATCAAAAATCCAAAAATAATGCAACAGCTATGTGGCGTATTGGATCCGAAATAATACGAGAAATAATTAAGAAACGTCACGAGACAGTTCCTATTGTGTTACAAGAGTTGATTAATAAAATAGTAGCAGGTGGTATGCCGACAACACACTACACAG ACTGTTTAAAGTATATGTGCCGCGAATTGTCAATAGTTGTTTTGGATCATCAAGTCTGGATTATAACTATCCTCGAACGATTGTTATTTTTACACCCTACAGTTgctaatcaagttttatatgcTATTTTGCCATTAGCACGTGTTTCACCAAATATACGAGAAAACCTTTTATTGACTTTGAGAAAAGCTCTTTACAGGAAAGGTGCATTAAAACGACAAACAGCTGTGACAGGGTATCTTGAAAtgttaaaatatacaaatgtgCATTCTCAACTTAGCTTTAGACTTAGTCAATTTAATGATTCAATGAGCACTAGTTCTAGATCAACATTAACTCAG GTAACTTTGGAGTATAATTCGCAACGAGGAAAATCGGTGACAGACTGCGATAAAActttatattatgaaatatcggATATATTAAAAAAGACCTTTACTTATGAGTATGAAACCAGATTACACCTGTACGAAG GCCTGTATGGTACTGTGACCAAAAATCCCGAAATAACAGAAATTCTAGTAGACATGCTCCTTTCACATTTGAATCTATATCTTCATACAGATGATAGTGCCTTGCCACCTGTAAAATTGGAATTGTGTACAGATGTCCATGGAGTGGAAATAGTATTACAAGAACCTATTGCTCAATTGATATTTACATTACAAAAGACATATATTAATACAGTTGTAAAAAATTCACGTACTCTTGAAAAATTACATGATATTTTGAAATCACTGTGCAGGAAAATGGCAATTACAGAATTGGAGCATTTAAAtttg GAACATGGAACTGACTTACTTCATGGAGACTTTCCAAAGTCAGAGATCAAGTTAAAGAATCTTGGTATGGTCATTGGGATATATGAGGCTTTAATGGCGTTTCAAATTGGAGAATGGTCGAAGGGGAATGAGGAAAGCTCTCATGATACTAACAATTTGTTCAAAGGATATACACGTTTGATAGATTTCATTAAAAAG CAATCcacaaaaacgaaaaaaagtGATGGTAATAAATCTAAAAAGGACAGAGATCCCAATAATACAACTAAAAAGTCGGCTAAATCGAATAATATCAAAATACCAAATACTATTATGGATTTGGATGTAATTCGTCAAAGTTTACCGCTCTTATTTTC AAGGTCTTCTACTCAAAATGATGTTGCACTTAGAAGAGACCACAGCTTTTGTTGCTATATTTTACAAACATGTGAACAACTCTTGCAACACACAAAATCATTTATACAGGATACCTCTCAATTGCAAAATCATaactatataaatacatatattgatGTTGGAAG ATtgctttataaatattttgtacaaaatcTGGATGATGCACTTATAAATGATGAACAAGTAACTATATTGGCTTTACAATGTTTCAAGGAAATTTCTTGCTGTATATGTACATTACTCTCATCTGAATTACCAAAATTTCTCAATtcaattt TTGAAGTACAATCCAAGAAGGAATCAAAATCTACAAATATCAATTCTCAATtacaagaaattattttttcattgaaGTCGTATCTCAAGAAGTTTCTTACAGAAGAAACGCACAATGATGACAGGGAGAAAGTATCACTTCTGTTATTACAAACAATAGAACAATTTACATATAAGATTAACTTTGAAGATTACAATTCTGAAGAG atGCTCGAAtgtataaaagaaattattcaaGTAGAAGATATTCGAAGCCCAATTGTTTCTACAATCATACAATTCTTCTTGAACTTGGAAGAACATAGTCAAGTATGTGGAGATACATTGAATGAAATTTGTGTGGAATTATGTGAAAAAGCTGGAAACATTGATAAC GTAGCAATTGAATTAGTAGCAAATGGTTCATATAAAAGTATACGTGAAGATACCATACTACAAGTTTATAATGTTTTGAGTGGTCACATTAAACAAAAATTGGATAGTGCTTCGTGGTTATTGTTGCGATTAAAGGCAGAAGACACTATAGCTAGAGCACCTGGAACAATTGATGAAactt GGAATAACAATTTAAGAGATAAAGAACGAAATCTATGTAGACAATTATCTTATCTTGCTCAAGCACTTCAAACATTAGCTAATACATTGATCAAACCAGGTCCATCCACTGACTTTACCTTCAAAAATTTGCAATACTTGTATCATTTACTTGGTAATCTTACAAAATACTTTTATGCTAAATCGAATGATCAGAATGCAGCGTTTCAAGCAGTCAA ATTCATTCAGGTGGTACAAATAGCTGGAAAATCATTAAAATCTGCTTTCTATAATTTGGTAACATATGTAGAG GaaaatcaaaataaattaaaatcaaaatcCGATTCATACGCACaaaggaataaaattttaaaagaaaccAAAGTAATACCTCGTGTAGTATATGAAATCGAGCAATTTAACAAAGAAATATTACTACTTGGCAAAAAAACGGGC ATACCGctagaaaattatttgaaacgaAGTATAACGAGAGATTTTAGAATTAAAAATCCACAACTGATAGAAGGACTTGAGGGAATGGATGTCAGTTTA AATATGTCTAAACTTTATAGCTCAATACACAAGCTCCAGAAAACCCTGAGAGTGAAACATCGAATATGA
- the FANCI gene encoding Fanconi anemia complementation group I isoform X2, with amino-acid sequence MSQRFEKLRERGNKSEICAFVQESSVEQLTRLIHSSICKSNGINTLDNLLQAFSNSEACQTKRRKVIESTLKNLEETNVSLGQANAIVSRIISDLPNYSKQHLVKLVDFCLTNIRNNDNELCSWKDLLPALLEALENEKYIVHADAEVSGTEYKSLIIKAICNYHWNVNLLPSLAKMFGDMVLDKTDRNEVLRMLCSSLPNLPLDQVPSFTYQTLKLCPNQDNRKLLNALSKYFELCYSKTSLSDDSNSLENIDIINLKEVQDIESTVLYHVYQAAQLNHENMKDFIRFLKHVSHAPEYVLQPFMLSVLMSVSTIYEDQIFEILRLAVVNSSLEKEKRQNSAWMRQLLPTPCNIIGIIRQVIDSSNKDRHLVLRGLTNLAFTLMNADQKSKNNATAMWRIGSEIIREIIKKRHETVPIVLQELINKIVAGGMPTTHYTDCLKYMCRELSIVVLDHQVWIITILERLLFLHPTVANQVLYAILPLARVSPNIRENLLLTLRKALYRKGALKRQTAVTGYLEMLKYTNVHSQLSFRLSQFNDSMSTSSRSTLTQVTLEYNSQRGKSVTDCDKTLYYEISDILKKTFTYEYETRLHLYEGLYGTVTKNPEITEILVDMLLSHLNLYLHTDDSALPPVKLELCTDVHGVEIVLQEPIAQLIFTLQKTYINTVVKNSRTLEKLHDILKSLCRKMAITELEHLNLEHGTDLLHGDFPKSEIKLKNLGMVIGIYEALMAFQIGEWSKGNEESSHDTNNLFKGYTRLIDFIKKQSTKTKKSDGNKSKKDRDPNNTTKKSAKSNNIKIPNTIMDLDVIRQSLPLLFSSSTQNDVALRRDHSFCCYILQTCEQLLQHTKSFIQDTSQLQNHNYINTYIDVGRLLYKYFVQNLDDALINDEQVTILALQCFKEISCCICTLLSSELPKFLNSIFEVQSKKESKSTNINSQLQEIIFSLKSYLKKFLTEETHNDDREKVSLLLLQTIEQFTYKINFEDYNSEEMLECIKEIIQVEDIRSPIVSTIIQFFLNLEEHSQVCGDTLNEICVELCEKAGNIDNVAIELVANGSYKSIREDTILQVYNVLSGHIKQKLDSASWLLLRLKAEDTIARAPGTIDETWNNNLRDKERNLCRQLSYLAQALQTLANTLIKPGPSTDFTFKNLQYLYHLLGNLTKYFYAKSNDQNAAFQAVKFIQVVQIAGKSLKSAFYNLVTYVEENQNKLKSKSDSYAQRNKILKETKVIPRVVYEIEQFNKEILLLGKKTGIPLENYLKRSITRDFRIKNPQLIEGLEGMDVSLLNTQAPENPESETSNMNDCDSNSDDDTSQSKRLRVDD; translated from the exons atgaGTCAACGGTTTGAAAAATTGAGAGAACGTGGAAATAAATCGGAAATATGCGCATTTGTTCAAGAATCGAGCGTGGAACAG CTTACGCGATTAATACATAGCAGTATTTGTAAATCGAATGGAATAAATACATTAGATAACCTTCTGCAAGCATTTTCCAATTCTGAAGCCTGTCAAACTAAGCGACGAAAAGTGATTGAATCTACGTTAAAAAATTTGGAGGAAACTAACGTATCTCTAGGGCAGGCAAATGCGATCGTTAGCCGAATAATTTCTGACTTGCCAAACTATTCAAAGCAACATCTTGTCAAACTTGTTGACTTCTGTCTTACAAATATTCGCAATAATGATAATGAGCTATGCAG tTGGAAGGATTTATTACCTGCATTACTGGAGGCactggaaaatgaaaaatatattgttcaTGCAGATGCTGAAGTTTCTGGCACTGAATATAAATCGCTAATTATTAAAGCCATATGTAATTATCATTGGAACGTCAATCTCTTACCATCTTTGGCAAAAATGTTTGG GGATATGGTACTAGATAAAACAGATCGTAATGAGGTTTTGAGGATGTTATGTTCTTCTCTTCCAAATCTCCCTCTAGATCAAGTACCCTCGTTCACATATCAGACGTTAAAATTATGTCCAAATCAAGATAATAGAAAGCTTTTAAATGCCTTGTCCAAATACTTTGAGCTATGTTATTCAAAAACAAGTTTGTCTGATGACAGTAATAGTCTTGAAAATATTG atataataaatttaaaagaggTACAAGACATTGAGAGCACTGTTTTGTATCATGTGTACCAAGCTGCTCAgttaaatcatgaaaacatgaAAGATTTTATCCGTTTCCTTAAACATGTGTCTCATGCCCCAGAGTACGTGCTACAACCCTTTATGCTCTCTGTACTGATGTCAGTTTCTACAATATATGAAGATCAG ATATTTGAGATATTAAGACTGGCTGTGGTTAATAGTAgcttagaaaaagaaaaacgacaaAACAGTGCATGGATGAGACAACTTTTACCTACACCTTGTAATATAATTGGGATTATTCGACAAGTCATTGATAGCAG CAATAAAGATCGTCATTTAGTACTAAGGGGACTTACAAATTTAGCTTTTACGTTAATGAATGCTGATCAAAAATCCAAAAATAATGCAACAGCTATGTGGCGTATTGGATCCGAAATAATACGAGAAATAATTAAGAAACGTCACGAGACAGTTCCTATTGTGTTACAAGAGTTGATTAATAAAATAGTAGCAGGTGGTATGCCGACAACACACTACACAG ACTGTTTAAAGTATATGTGCCGCGAATTGTCAATAGTTGTTTTGGATCATCAAGTCTGGATTATAACTATCCTCGAACGATTGTTATTTTTACACCCTACAGTTgctaatcaagttttatatgcTATTTTGCCATTAGCACGTGTTTCACCAAATATACGAGAAAACCTTTTATTGACTTTGAGAAAAGCTCTTTACAGGAAAGGTGCATTAAAACGACAAACAGCTGTGACAGGGTATCTTGAAAtgttaaaatatacaaatgtgCATTCTCAACTTAGCTTTAGACTTAGTCAATTTAATGATTCAATGAGCACTAGTTCTAGATCAACATTAACTCAG GTAACTTTGGAGTATAATTCGCAACGAGGAAAATCGGTGACAGACTGCGATAAAActttatattatgaaatatcggATATATTAAAAAAGACCTTTACTTATGAGTATGAAACCAGATTACACCTGTACGAAG GCCTGTATGGTACTGTGACCAAAAATCCCGAAATAACAGAAATTCTAGTAGACATGCTCCTTTCACATTTGAATCTATATCTTCATACAGATGATAGTGCCTTGCCACCTGTAAAATTGGAATTGTGTACAGATGTCCATGGAGTGGAAATAGTATTACAAGAACCTATTGCTCAATTGATATTTACATTACAAAAGACATATATTAATACAGTTGTAAAAAATTCACGTACTCTTGAAAAATTACATGATATTTTGAAATCACTGTGCAGGAAAATGGCAATTACAGAATTGGAGCATTTAAAtttg GAACATGGAACTGACTTACTTCATGGAGACTTTCCAAAGTCAGAGATCAAGTTAAAGAATCTTGGTATGGTCATTGGGATATATGAGGCTTTAATGGCGTTTCAAATTGGAGAATGGTCGAAGGGGAATGAGGAAAGCTCTCATGATACTAACAATTTGTTCAAAGGATATACACGTTTGATAGATTTCATTAAAAAG CAATCcacaaaaacgaaaaaaagtGATGGTAATAAATCTAAAAAGGACAGAGATCCCAATAATACAACTAAAAAGTCGGCTAAATCGAATAATATCAAAATACCAAATACTATTATGGATTTGGATGTAATTCGTCAAAGTTTACCGCTCTTATTTTC GTCTTCTACTCAAAATGATGTTGCACTTAGAAGAGACCACAGCTTTTGTTGCTATATTTTACAAACATGTGAACAACTCTTGCAACACACAAAATCATTTATACAGGATACCTCTCAATTGCAAAATCATaactatataaatacatatattgatGTTGGAAG ATtgctttataaatattttgtacaaaatcTGGATGATGCACTTATAAATGATGAACAAGTAACTATATTGGCTTTACAATGTTTCAAGGAAATTTCTTGCTGTATATGTACATTACTCTCATCTGAATTACCAAAATTTCTCAATtcaattt TTGAAGTACAATCCAAGAAGGAATCAAAATCTACAAATATCAATTCTCAATtacaagaaattattttttcattgaaGTCGTATCTCAAGAAGTTTCTTACAGAAGAAACGCACAATGATGACAGGGAGAAAGTATCACTTCTGTTATTACAAACAATAGAACAATTTACATATAAGATTAACTTTGAAGATTACAATTCTGAAGAG atGCTCGAAtgtataaaagaaattattcaaGTAGAAGATATTCGAAGCCCAATTGTTTCTACAATCATACAATTCTTCTTGAACTTGGAAGAACATAGTCAAGTATGTGGAGATACATTGAATGAAATTTGTGTGGAATTATGTGAAAAAGCTGGAAACATTGATAAC GTAGCAATTGAATTAGTAGCAAATGGTTCATATAAAAGTATACGTGAAGATACCATACTACAAGTTTATAATGTTTTGAGTGGTCACATTAAACAAAAATTGGATAGTGCTTCGTGGTTATTGTTGCGATTAAAGGCAGAAGACACTATAGCTAGAGCACCTGGAACAATTGATGAAactt GGAATAACAATTTAAGAGATAAAGAACGAAATCTATGTAGACAATTATCTTATCTTGCTCAAGCACTTCAAACATTAGCTAATACATTGATCAAACCAGGTCCATCCACTGACTTTACCTTCAAAAATTTGCAATACTTGTATCATTTACTTGGTAATCTTACAAAATACTTTTATGCTAAATCGAATGATCAGAATGCAGCGTTTCAAGCAGTCAA ATTCATTCAGGTGGTACAAATAGCTGGAAAATCATTAAAATCTGCTTTCTATAATTTGGTAACATATGTAGAG GaaaatcaaaataaattaaaatcaaaatcCGATTCATACGCACaaaggaataaaattttaaaagaaaccAAAGTAATACCTCGTGTAGTATATGAAATCGAGCAATTTAACAAAGAAATATTACTACTTGGCAAAAAAACGGGC ATACCGctagaaaattatttgaaacgaAGTATAACGAGAGATTTTAGAATTAAAAATCCACAACTGATAGAAGGACTTGAGGGAATGGATGTCAGTTTA CTCAATACACAAGCTCCAGAAAACCCTGAGAGTGAAACATCGAATATGAATGATTGTGACAGCAATAGTGATGATGATACATCTCAAAGCAAACGACTCAGGGTGGATGATTGa